Proteins encoded by one window of Salvia splendens isolate huo1 chromosome 14, SspV2, whole genome shotgun sequence:
- the LOC121765340 gene encoding kinesin-like protein KIN-14E isoform X2, whose protein sequence is MATDMAHSLRSSRSSFGSSNGFETPSHNSFATSNGDDYDSDGSNFAPPTPNTLSSVMPPELAGAIPLIDKFQVEGFLRAMQKQLNSAGKRGFFSKRTVGTQVREKFTFEDMLCFQKEPIPTSLLKINSDLISRAVKLFQVILKCIGVDSSDRVFPMSLDERIELVSKLFKHSLKRSELRDELFMQVSKQTRNNPDRHSLIRAWELMYLCASCMPPCKEIGGYLSEYVHTVAHSISNDSEVQALAMNTLNALKRSVKAGPRHTIPGREEIDAVLTGKKLTTIVFFLDETFEEITYDMATTVADAVEELAGIIKLSAYSSFSLFECRKAVVSKSPDPGNEEYIGLDDNKYIGDLLADFKASKDRSKGEILQCKLIFKKRLFRESDEAIIEPMFVQLSYVQLQHDYVLGNYPVGRDDAAQLSALQILVEIGYVVSPETCTDWTSLLERFLPRQLAITRAKRDWELDVLSRYRSMENLTKDDARQQFLRILRTLPYGNSVFFAVRKIDDPIGLLPGKIILGINKRGVHFFRPVPKEYLHSAELRDIMQFGSSNTAVFFKMRVAGVLHIFQFETKQGEEICVALQTHINDVMLRRYSKARAVANGSVNGSVNGIPSHNVRPPLDPNEKRVLELSKSLEESENKVNQLQEDLHEKQKQELVMKEDLEGLKGRLRSEKKYLEEIICERDKLRNLCDEKDSAIQAALLEKQNIEVKLVKLNSQGLENNMRRELVETNNQVLHKVQDDLKARTSELHDAEETNKKLASERASLEEKLSRLQRKNADEIAIFEGNFEQERKSLKLRVSELERKLEEATRNLVAAKSALALKDTEMSALQNNLRELEELREMKEDIDRKNEQTATILKMQGAQLAEIEALYKEEQIMRKRYFNMIEDMKGKIRVYCRLRPLSNKEIFERERDALRNIDEFTVEYTWKDDKLKQHLYDRVFDGHATQDDVFEDTKYLIQSAVDGYNVCIFAYGQTGSGKTFTIYGSEGNPGLTPRAISELFRIMKRDCKKFSFTLKAYMVELYQDTLIDLLLPKNAKRSKLEIKKDSKGMVVVENVRVLSISSHDELRHIIERGSEQRHTTGTMMNEQSSRSHLILSIIIESTNLQSQSVSRGKDFKSCAAKLC, encoded by the exons ATGGCGACTGATATGGCACACAGTTTGAGATCAAGCCGGTCTTCATTTGGCTCAAGCAATGGGTTTGAAACCCCTTCGCACAACTCTTTTGCCACCTCAAACGGTGATGATTATGACTCTGATGGTTCCAACTTTGCTCCACC TACACCGAATACCCTGTCGTCAGTTATGCCACCTGAACTTGCTGGTGCTATACCGTTGATTGACAAGTTCCAG GTCGAGGGATTCTTGAGGGCTATGCAGAAGCAGCTTAATTCAGCTGGAAAACGCGGCTTCTTCTCTAAAAGGACAGTTGGAACACAAGTCCGAGAAAAATTTACCTTTGAGGATATGCTATGTTTCCAAAAG GAACCTATCCCAACTTCGCTGCTTAAAATAAACAGTGATCTAATTAGTAGAGCAGTTAAGCTGTTCCAAGTCATCCTGAAGTGTATTGGGGTTGATTCATCTGATCGAGTTTTTCCAATGAGCTTAGATGAACGCATTGAGCTTGTTAGCAAACTATTCAAGCATTCTTTAAAGCGTTCTGAACTCCGAGATGAACTATTTATGCAAGTCTCGAAGCAGACAAGAAATAATCCTGATAG GCACTCATTAATTAGGGCATGGGAGCTGATGTATCTATGTGCATCCTGCATGCCACCTTGCAAGGAAATTGGTGGGTATTTGTCCGAGTATGTACATACTGTGGCACACAGTATCAGTAATGATTCTGAAGTCCAAGCCCTTGCTATGAACACATTGAATGCATTAAAGCGTTCTGTTAAGGCTGGACCAAGGCATACAATACCTGGACGCGAGGAGATTGATGCTGTTTTGACTGGTAAAAAGCTCACAACTATAGTTTTTTTCCTGGATGAGACCTTTGAAGAGATTACATATGACATGGCCACAACTGTAGCTGATGCTGTTGAG GAGCTTGCTGGAATAATCAAATTATCGGCATATTCTAGCTTCAGTTTGTTTGAATGTCGCAAGGCTGTTGTTTCAAAATCACCGGATCCTGGAAATG AGGAGTATATAGGTTTGGATGATAATAAGTATATTGGAGATCTACTTGCTGACTTTAAGGCTTCAAAGGACCGAAGTAAGGGGGAAATTTTACAGTGCAAACTCATATTCAAAAAGAGGCTATTCCGGGAGTCAGATGAAGCTATTATAGAGCCAATGTTTGTGCAATTATCATATGTCCAA CTACAACATGATTATGTATTAGGCAATTATCCTGTTGGAAGGGATGATGCTGCACAGCTATCTGCTTTGCAAATTCTTGTTGAAATTGGATATGTTGTTTCTCCCGAAACATGCAC AGATTGGACATCACTTTTGGAAAGATTTCTCCCAAGACAACTTGCCATCACTCGAGCCAAGAGAGACTGGGAACTTGATGTTCTTTCCCGTTATCGTTCCATG GAAAATTTGACAAAAGATGATGCTAGACAACAATTTTTGCGGATCCTGAGAACACTACCTTATGGGAACTCAGTGTTCTTTGCTGTCCGTAAGATTGACGATCCCATTGGGCTCCTGCCAGGGAAAATTATACTAGGCATTAATAAGCGTGGG GTTCATTTCTTCCGCCCAGTGCCAAAGGAGTATCTACACTCAGCTGAGTTAAGGGATATAATGCAATTTGGCAGCAGTAATACTGCCGTATTTTTTAAGATGAGGGTTGCTGGTGTCCTGCATATATTTCAATTTGAAACTAAGCAG GGGGAGGAAATCTGTGTTGCCCTTCAAACACATATCAATGATGTAATGCTTCGTCGGTACTCCAAAGCACGGGCAGTTGCTAATGGTTCAGTTAATGGTTCGGTTAATGGAATTCCTTCTCATAATGTTCGACCTCCTCTGGACCCGAATGAGAAGCGTGTTCTGGAATTGTCAAAATCTCTTGAAGAATCAGAGAATAAAGTCAATCAA TTGCAAGAGGATCTGCATGAAAAGCAGAAGCAAGAATTGGTAATGAAAGAAGATTTGGAGGGTTTGAAAGGCAGACTAAGGTCTGAGAAAAAGTATTTAGAAGAAATCATCTGTGAACGTGACAAACTGAGAAACTTGTGTGATGAAAAAGATTCAGCAATTCAG GCTGCATTATTGGAGAAACAGAACATTGAGGTGAAGTTGGTGAAGCTGAATAGCCAAGGGTTAGAAAACAATATGAGGAGAGAGTTGGTTGAAACAAATAATCAG GTCTTGCATAAGGTTCAAGATGATCTGAAAGCACGCACATCTGAGTTGCATGATGCAGAAGAAACCAATAAAAAACTTGCTAGTGAAAGAGCATCTCTTGAAGAGAAACTTTCAAGGCTTCAGAGGAAGAATGCTGATGAG ATTGCTATATTTGAGGGGAACTTTGAACAAGAACGAAAGAGCTTGAAACTTCGTGTTTCAGAGCTTGAAAGGAAACTGGAAGAGGCCACACGAAATCTGGTTGCTGCGAAGTCAGCTCTTGCCCTTAAGGACACAGAGATGTCTGCATTGCAAAATAATCTCAGGGAATTGGAAGAACTTAGAGAGATGAAAGAG GATATTGATAGAAAAAATGAGCAGACTGCAACAATTTTGAAGATGCAAGGAGCTCAGTTGGCTGAGATAGAGGCCCTTTACAAGGAAGAACAAATAATGAGAAAAAGATATTTCAACATGATTGAAG ACATGAAAGGCAAGATTAGAGTCTATTGTCGACTAAGGCCTCTCAGCAATAAGGAAAtatttgagagagaaagagatgctTTGAGAAATATTGATGAGTTCACTGTAGAGTACACATGGAAAGATGACAAACTGAAACAACACTTGTATGATCGAGTTTTTGATGGGCATGCAACTCAAGATGACGTTTTTGAGGACACCAAG TACCTAATACAATCCGCTGTTGACGGATATAATGTCTGCATATTTGCTTATGGACAAACTGGTTCAGGGAAGACATTTACAATATATGGATCTGAAGGCAATCCTGGGCTAACTCCTCGGGCTATATCTGAACTTTTTAGAATTATGAAGCGGGATTGTAAAAAGTTCTCGTTTACTCTGAAG GCATACATGGTGGAACTATACCAAGACACCCTAATAGATCTCTTGCTCCCCAAAAATGCGAAACGTTCGAAATTGGAAATTAAAAAAGATTCAAAG GGAATGGTTGTTGTCGAAAATGTGAGAGTCTTATCAATTTCATCACATGATGAATTAAGACATATCATTGAGAGAGGATCAGAACAACGACATACAACTGGAACTATGATGAATGAACAAAGTTCAAGATCGCATCTGATACTATCCATCATTATAGAGAGCACCAACCTTCAAAGTCAGTCGGTTTCCAGAGGAAAG GATTTTAAATCTTGTGCAGCTAAGCTTTGTTGA
- the LOC121765340 gene encoding kinesin-like protein KIN-14I isoform X1 — MATDMAHSLRSSRSSFGSSNGFETPSHNSFATSNGDDYDSDGSNFAPPTPNTLSSVMPPELAGAIPLIDKFQVEGFLRAMQKQLNSAGKRGFFSKRTVGTQVREKFTFEDMLCFQKEPIPTSLLKINSDLISRAVKLFQVILKCIGVDSSDRVFPMSLDERIELVSKLFKHSLKRSELRDELFMQVSKQTRNNPDRHSLIRAWELMYLCASCMPPCKEIGGYLSEYVHTVAHSISNDSEVQALAMNTLNALKRSVKAGPRHTIPGREEIDAVLTGKKLTTIVFFLDETFEEITYDMATTVADAVEELAGIIKLSAYSSFSLFECRKAVVSKSPDPGNEEYIGLDDNKYIGDLLADFKASKDRSKGEILQCKLIFKKRLFRESDEAIIEPMFVQLSYVQLQHDYVLGNYPVGRDDAAQLSALQILVEIGYVVSPETCTDWTSLLERFLPRQLAITRAKRDWELDVLSRYRSMENLTKDDARQQFLRILRTLPYGNSVFFAVRKIDDPIGLLPGKIILGINKRGVHFFRPVPKEYLHSAELRDIMQFGSSNTAVFFKMRVAGVLHIFQFETKQGEEICVALQTHINDVMLRRYSKARAVANGSVNGSVNGIPSHNVRPPLDPNEKRVLELSKSLEESENKVNQLQEDLHEKQKQELVMKEDLEGLKGRLRSEKKYLEEIICERDKLRNLCDEKDSAIQAALLEKQNIEVKLVKLNSQGLENNMRRELVETNNQVLHKVQDDLKARTSELHDAEETNKKLASERASLEEKLSRLQRKNADEIAIFEGNFEQERKSLKLRVSELERKLEEATRNLVAAKSALALKDTEMSALQNNLRELEELREMKEDIDRKNEQTATILKMQGAQLAEIEALYKEEQIMRKRYFNMIEDMKGKIRVYCRLRPLSNKEIFERERDALRNIDEFTVEYTWKDDKLKQHLYDRVFDGHATQDDVFEDTKYLIQSAVDGYNVCIFAYGQTGSGKTFTIYGSEGNPGLTPRAISELFRIMKRDCKKFSFTLKAYMVELYQDTLIDLLLPKNAKRSKLEIKKDSKGMVVVENVRVLSISSHDELRHIIERGSEQRHTTGTMMNEQSSRSHLILSIIIESTNLQSQSVSRGKLSFVDLAGSERVKKSGSSGDQLKEAQSINKSLSALGDVIGALSSSNQHIPYRNHKLTMLMSDSLGGNAKTLMFVNVSPAQSNLDETYNSLSYASRVRSIVNDPSKNVSSKEVARLKKLVAYWKEQAGQRGEDEELEEIQEEQTPKNRSDNRLSL, encoded by the exons ATGGCGACTGATATGGCACACAGTTTGAGATCAAGCCGGTCTTCATTTGGCTCAAGCAATGGGTTTGAAACCCCTTCGCACAACTCTTTTGCCACCTCAAACGGTGATGATTATGACTCTGATGGTTCCAACTTTGCTCCACC TACACCGAATACCCTGTCGTCAGTTATGCCACCTGAACTTGCTGGTGCTATACCGTTGATTGACAAGTTCCAG GTCGAGGGATTCTTGAGGGCTATGCAGAAGCAGCTTAATTCAGCTGGAAAACGCGGCTTCTTCTCTAAAAGGACAGTTGGAACACAAGTCCGAGAAAAATTTACCTTTGAGGATATGCTATGTTTCCAAAAG GAACCTATCCCAACTTCGCTGCTTAAAATAAACAGTGATCTAATTAGTAGAGCAGTTAAGCTGTTCCAAGTCATCCTGAAGTGTATTGGGGTTGATTCATCTGATCGAGTTTTTCCAATGAGCTTAGATGAACGCATTGAGCTTGTTAGCAAACTATTCAAGCATTCTTTAAAGCGTTCTGAACTCCGAGATGAACTATTTATGCAAGTCTCGAAGCAGACAAGAAATAATCCTGATAG GCACTCATTAATTAGGGCATGGGAGCTGATGTATCTATGTGCATCCTGCATGCCACCTTGCAAGGAAATTGGTGGGTATTTGTCCGAGTATGTACATACTGTGGCACACAGTATCAGTAATGATTCTGAAGTCCAAGCCCTTGCTATGAACACATTGAATGCATTAAAGCGTTCTGTTAAGGCTGGACCAAGGCATACAATACCTGGACGCGAGGAGATTGATGCTGTTTTGACTGGTAAAAAGCTCACAACTATAGTTTTTTTCCTGGATGAGACCTTTGAAGAGATTACATATGACATGGCCACAACTGTAGCTGATGCTGTTGAG GAGCTTGCTGGAATAATCAAATTATCGGCATATTCTAGCTTCAGTTTGTTTGAATGTCGCAAGGCTGTTGTTTCAAAATCACCGGATCCTGGAAATG AGGAGTATATAGGTTTGGATGATAATAAGTATATTGGAGATCTACTTGCTGACTTTAAGGCTTCAAAGGACCGAAGTAAGGGGGAAATTTTACAGTGCAAACTCATATTCAAAAAGAGGCTATTCCGGGAGTCAGATGAAGCTATTATAGAGCCAATGTTTGTGCAATTATCATATGTCCAA CTACAACATGATTATGTATTAGGCAATTATCCTGTTGGAAGGGATGATGCTGCACAGCTATCTGCTTTGCAAATTCTTGTTGAAATTGGATATGTTGTTTCTCCCGAAACATGCAC AGATTGGACATCACTTTTGGAAAGATTTCTCCCAAGACAACTTGCCATCACTCGAGCCAAGAGAGACTGGGAACTTGATGTTCTTTCCCGTTATCGTTCCATG GAAAATTTGACAAAAGATGATGCTAGACAACAATTTTTGCGGATCCTGAGAACACTACCTTATGGGAACTCAGTGTTCTTTGCTGTCCGTAAGATTGACGATCCCATTGGGCTCCTGCCAGGGAAAATTATACTAGGCATTAATAAGCGTGGG GTTCATTTCTTCCGCCCAGTGCCAAAGGAGTATCTACACTCAGCTGAGTTAAGGGATATAATGCAATTTGGCAGCAGTAATACTGCCGTATTTTTTAAGATGAGGGTTGCTGGTGTCCTGCATATATTTCAATTTGAAACTAAGCAG GGGGAGGAAATCTGTGTTGCCCTTCAAACACATATCAATGATGTAATGCTTCGTCGGTACTCCAAAGCACGGGCAGTTGCTAATGGTTCAGTTAATGGTTCGGTTAATGGAATTCCTTCTCATAATGTTCGACCTCCTCTGGACCCGAATGAGAAGCGTGTTCTGGAATTGTCAAAATCTCTTGAAGAATCAGAGAATAAAGTCAATCAA TTGCAAGAGGATCTGCATGAAAAGCAGAAGCAAGAATTGGTAATGAAAGAAGATTTGGAGGGTTTGAAAGGCAGACTAAGGTCTGAGAAAAAGTATTTAGAAGAAATCATCTGTGAACGTGACAAACTGAGAAACTTGTGTGATGAAAAAGATTCAGCAATTCAG GCTGCATTATTGGAGAAACAGAACATTGAGGTGAAGTTGGTGAAGCTGAATAGCCAAGGGTTAGAAAACAATATGAGGAGAGAGTTGGTTGAAACAAATAATCAG GTCTTGCATAAGGTTCAAGATGATCTGAAAGCACGCACATCTGAGTTGCATGATGCAGAAGAAACCAATAAAAAACTTGCTAGTGAAAGAGCATCTCTTGAAGAGAAACTTTCAAGGCTTCAGAGGAAGAATGCTGATGAG ATTGCTATATTTGAGGGGAACTTTGAACAAGAACGAAAGAGCTTGAAACTTCGTGTTTCAGAGCTTGAAAGGAAACTGGAAGAGGCCACACGAAATCTGGTTGCTGCGAAGTCAGCTCTTGCCCTTAAGGACACAGAGATGTCTGCATTGCAAAATAATCTCAGGGAATTGGAAGAACTTAGAGAGATGAAAGAG GATATTGATAGAAAAAATGAGCAGACTGCAACAATTTTGAAGATGCAAGGAGCTCAGTTGGCTGAGATAGAGGCCCTTTACAAGGAAGAACAAATAATGAGAAAAAGATATTTCAACATGATTGAAG ACATGAAAGGCAAGATTAGAGTCTATTGTCGACTAAGGCCTCTCAGCAATAAGGAAAtatttgagagagaaagagatgctTTGAGAAATATTGATGAGTTCACTGTAGAGTACACATGGAAAGATGACAAACTGAAACAACACTTGTATGATCGAGTTTTTGATGGGCATGCAACTCAAGATGACGTTTTTGAGGACACCAAG TACCTAATACAATCCGCTGTTGACGGATATAATGTCTGCATATTTGCTTATGGACAAACTGGTTCAGGGAAGACATTTACAATATATGGATCTGAAGGCAATCCTGGGCTAACTCCTCGGGCTATATCTGAACTTTTTAGAATTATGAAGCGGGATTGTAAAAAGTTCTCGTTTACTCTGAAG GCATACATGGTGGAACTATACCAAGACACCCTAATAGATCTCTTGCTCCCCAAAAATGCGAAACGTTCGAAATTGGAAATTAAAAAAGATTCAAAG GGAATGGTTGTTGTCGAAAATGTGAGAGTCTTATCAATTTCATCACATGATGAATTAAGACATATCATTGAGAGAGGATCAGAACAACGACATACAACTGGAACTATGATGAATGAACAAAGTTCAAGATCGCATCTGATACTATCCATCATTATAGAGAGCACCAACCTTCAAAGTCAGTCGGTTTCCAGAGGAAAG CTAAGCTTTGTTGATCTTGCTGGATCAGAACGAGTGAAGAAATCGGGTTCTTCCGGTGATCAATTGAAAGAAGCCCAAAGCATAAACAAATCACTTTCAGCCCTTGGTGATGTTATTGGCGCTTTATCTTCCAGCAATCAACACATCCCTTACAGAAACCACAAACTGACCATGTTGATGAGTGATTCACTTGGTGGTAATGCCAAAACGTTGATGTTTGTCAACGTATCACCGGCCCAGTCCAATCTGGATGAGACCTACAACTCTTTATC GTACGCTTCTAGAGTCCGTTCGATAGTGAACGACCC